A window of the Lolium perenne isolate Kyuss_39 chromosome 7, Kyuss_2.0, whole genome shotgun sequence genome harbors these coding sequences:
- the LOC127314912 gene encoding uncharacterized protein, whose translation MDQDVRGIMQYRRGIPAFGEWNYDHGDDDWSVLTQRFESATMQIPFPVQKQPLHKRARAGRRRRIPAFGQWNNDHSNDDGDGWTAAVNQCFDPAVTAHKSHKQVGTWYDDNGVVAMGKQQHKVRQAWDANTEPHVAMEEPFSFTVVKALDDDLYKVPQEMLCSKSMRRKGRTWLRSFLTSCLGLNCFA comes from the exons ATGGATCAG GATGTGAGGGGGATTATGCAGTACCGGCGGGGGATACCGGCGTTCGGGGAATGGAACTATGACCACGGCGACGACGACTGGTCGGTGCTCACCCAGCGCTTCGAGTCTGCGACGATGCAGATCCCCTTTCCCGTACAGAAACAACCCCTCCACAAG AGAGCTAGGGCAGGTCGCCGCAGGCGCATCCCGGCGTTCGGACAGTGGAACAACGACCACAGCAATGACGACGGTGATGGCTGGACGGCGGCCGTCAATCAGTGCTTCGACCCTGCCGTCACGGCGCACAAATCACATAAACAG GTCGGAACTTGGTACGACGACAATGGCGTCGTCGCCATGGGGAAGCAGCAGCACAAGGTGAGGCAAGCCTGGGACGCTAACACTGAGCCCCACGTAGCGATGGAAGAACCCTTCtccttcacggtggtcaaagctcTTGACGACGACCTGTACAAGGTCCCGCAAGAAATGCTCTGCAGCAAGTCCATGCGACGG AAGGGTAGGACGTGGCTGAGGAGCTTCCTGACCAGTTGCCTCGGCCTCAACTGCTTCGCCTAA
- the LOC127315130 gene encoding BTB/POZ and MATH domain-containing protein 2-like, with protein sequence MSVSAFLSTLRGAGRQHLTASTITATATCSHLLRINEYTSISKKMANGQSIRSGTFRVGGHDWRLLCYPNGCLKAHEGSVSLFLEHASHEDTGDTTAKFEMSILPDVNSKPIRSRSLAEYNFTENGLNWGWRDFIKHADLDKEKHLRDDCLTVLCDVTVTDPHTADHHVEVEAAAPPESTLVAGPAPPFDLRGQLEEAIWNKQQVDVKIEVGGETFPAHRWMLEARSPVLKADLLLASTTGDGATLLRVNDMDAQVFKAMLQFIYTDSPPALESATVAERMLVAADRYELEELKLICEEVLSRHVDMGSVADTLALAERHHCSLLRTACIKFLTSPGNFEAFVATDGFAQLKRDCPSAVSDLVANKLP encoded by the coding sequence ATGTCTGTGTCGGCGTTCCTGTCCACCCTGCGCGGCGCCGGCCGGCAGCACCTCACCGCTTCCACCATCACCGCGACGGCGACCTGCTCCCACCTGCTCCGGATCAACGAGTACACCAGCATCAGCAAGAAGATGGCCAACGGCCAGTCGATCAGATCAGGCACGTTTAGAGTCGGCGGCCACGACTGGCGGCTTTTGTGCTACCCAAACGGCTGCTTGAAGGCGCACGAGGGCTCCGTCTCGCTCTTCCTCGAGCATGCCAGCCACGAAGACACGGGGGATACCACGGCCAAGTTCGAGATGAGTATACTACCCGACGTGAACTCAAAGCCAATTCGCAGTCGATCCTTAGCAGAGTACAACTTCACGGAGAACGGCCTCAACTGGGGCTGGAGAGACTTCATCAAGCACGCGGATCTGGATAAGGAGAAGCATCTCAGGGACGACTGCCTCACCGTCCTGTGCGACGTCACCGTCACCGATCCGCATACTGCAGACCACCACGTAGAGGTAGAGGCTGCCGCGCCGCCAGAATCTACACTTGTTGCGGGGCCAGCGCCGCCGTTCGACTTGCGTGGGCAGCTCGAGGAAGCCATCTGGAACAAGCAGCAGGTGGACGTAAAGATCGAGGTCGGTGGGGAGACGTTCCCGGCGCACCGGTGGATGCTCGAGGCCCGGTCACCCGTCCTCAAGGCGGATCTCTTGCTCGCATCCACAACCGGCGACGGTGCGACCTTACTACGGGTAAACGACATGGATGCCCAAGTGTTCAAGGCCATGCTCCAGTTCATCTACACGGATTCGCCTCCGGCGCTCGAGTCGGCAACTGTGGCGGAGAGGATGCTCGTCGCGGCGGACAGGTACGAGCTGGAAGAGCTCAAACTCATCTGCGAGGAGGTATTGTCCCGGCACGTCGACATGGGCTCCGTGGCTGACACTCTAGCGTTGGCCGAGCGACACCATTGTTCCTTGCTGAGGACGGCGTGCATCAAGTTCCTCACTTCTCCTGGTAATTTCGAAGCATTCGTCGCAACAGATGGGTTTGCGCAGCTCAAGAGGGATTGCCCCTCTGCTGTCTCAGACCTCGTGGCCAACAAGCTGCCGTGA